In Planctomycetota bacterium, the sequence CGAGGGGATCGAGAAGTACGACATCACCTGATCAAGGCAGTTCGCTGACGGTCCAGTACTTGTTGAGCGTCGCCATCGCTTCGACGAAGCTGGGCATGGTAACGGGTTTGACGATGTAGCCGGCGATGTTGAACTTGTACGCCTCGACACGATCCTTCTCATTGTCGCTGGTGGTCAGGACGATCACGGTCGTGTTTTTGAGTTCCTCGTCGGCTCGGAGCTCCTTGAGGAACTCGATGCCATTCATCCGCGGCATGTTGAGGTCGAGCAGCACGATCCGTCGCTCGGCGGGCATCGGAGGAACGCTGCCCTCGCCCCTCAATATCTCCAAGCCCTCGATTCCCGACGTGGCAATGAAGAGTGGGTTGGTGATGTTGTTCTTGCGAAACGCACGCTGAACGTTCATCACGTCGATTTCGTCGTCCTCGACGAGCAGGATATTGAGTTTGCGATCTCGCATGGTGGGGTCGGGACGGTGTGCGTCAGCGTGCCGGTTAGCAAATCTTGTGCCGGGCATACTACACCTTGGACCACAGACTTTCGTGCTTCCGTGGCATTCGTTTCGGCCAACGGAACGTGAACGCCGCCCCACGCCCCTCACTGCAGAGCGATACCTTTGTTTCCAAGTGCGCCGCGATCTTGGCCACCAGGCTCAGCCCGATGCCCGTCGACTTCCGCGATGCCCCGTCGTTGAGGGTCTGGAACATCTCGAACACCTTGCCGTGATACTTCGGGTCGATGCCCGGCCCGTCATCGCGAACTTCGATGGCCCAGTGATCCCCGCTGTCCCGGCACGAGATCCAAACATTGGCCGGCCCGTCGGAAAGTCGGTCGTGGTGATGGATGGCGTTGGAAATCAGGTTTTGCAGCACCTGCATCAGCCGCATCTTGTCGGCACGGATTTTCCCGCATCCCATCGACCGGTGTATCTGCACGGCCTCGGGGATGTCGAGCATTTCGAGCACCTCGTCGAGGACGGTCTCCACGTCGATGCGCTCGGGTTTCGCCACGATGCGGCCGATCCGGCCGTACTGCAAGAGCCCGTCGATCAGCCGCTCCATCCGGCTCACCCGCTCCTGCATGAGTTCGAGCTTGGTTCGCACATCGTCACCGACCGCTTCGCCGAGGTCTTCGCCGATGAAGTCGGCCAACTGCCGGATGCCCCGCAGCGGTGCCCGCAGATCGTGGCTCGCCACATAAGCGAACTGATCGAGTTCGGCGTTGCTCCGGCGCAGGTCACGCGCCGTCGTCACCAACAGCTTGGCGCGTGTCCGCAAAGTCTCCTGAACCTGCAAGCGGCGTGTCACGTCCGTGGTGACGCAGCGCAGCCGGAACACGCCGCCATCCTCTGGCGTGATGTTGGTGACCGACTCCACGCGAATCTCACGTTCGTCGCGTGTGAGCCAAGTGAAGTTGAGCAAGCCGTTGCGTTCGCCGTCGATGAGCGTGGCGATTTCGCGCCGGACACGATCGCGCTCGTCGGGCTTGATCCGCTGGTAAAAGAAGTTGGGCTGACTGAGCCAGTCCGCTACCGGATAGCCGAGCATGGCGCGTGTATGGGCACTGCCATAAACCCATGTAATCGTTTCGGCGTCGGCGTCGGTGACGGCCTCCCAGACCGAGGCGGGCACGTCACGGAGCAACTCGTCGAGCCGGCGCTCCTGGCCCTGCAGGTCGGACATCAACCGCTGCGTTTTGCGTTCGGTCAGAATCCGGCCGGTGATGTTCTGGTGCGTGATGACCGCGCCGCACGGCCCGTCCATCTCCGGCAAATGCAACGGCGTGGCTGTCATCAAGAACCACCGCTGGTCATCGGGCGCGTGGCACGGGTACTCCAGTCGATACGCCGGCGCTCTGCCGGCGAGCACGCTTTCCACGCCGTTGAACGCATCCCGTGCGATCTGGACGTCTTCGGTGTCGCCGGTGGTTTTCATCCCCGCCAAGTAGTTGGTTCCAACGCCATACTCTCTGATGATCTCGTTGCTGGTACCGAACGTCGTCCAAGATTCGTTGACCGCGACGATCTTGGCGTCGGTGTCGATGACGCACACTTCGGCGGGCAACGCATCGATCACCGCACGAAGGAAACCGGTCCCCTCCGGCACCAAGTCGTGTTGCCCTGACTCGAATCGCACGATCAACAACTTACCAAAACTCACCGCAAAGCGGGAGCGACGGTTTTGTAGAAGCGCCTGATCCTTCGCGTTGCCGACATGCGCCGACGCCGCTAGCGTCCGGCATGGCCGACCCAGAACCATCAAACGCTCCCTTGCTCCAAACGCCGCTCCACGGATGGCATGTCGATCAGGGGGCGAAGATGGTCGGGTTTGCCGGCTGGTCGATGCCGGTGAGTTACGGGTCGGTTATCGACGAACACAACGCCTGCCGCTCGGAAGGCGCGATCTTCGATGTTTCGCACATGGGCCGGCTACGGTTCAGCGGCCCCGATGCCGGGCGGTTTCTCGAAACGGTGTTCACCCGGCCGGTGACCAACCTCGACGACGGCCAAAGCCGATACGGTTTCATCACCAACGAGCACGGCGGCATCAAGGACGATGTCATCGTCGGCCGGGAACGCGACGACTACCCGGTCGTCGTCAACGCCAGCAACCGCGCGAAACTGCTCGAGCACTTCGAAACCGTCAAGACGACGCGCGGGCTCAACGTCAAGATCGACGACCGCACCGCCAAGACCGCGATGCTCGCGCTGCAAGGGCCGGCCGTCATCGAGAAGTTCGCCGACATCCTGCCGATCGACCTGGACCTGCGGAGCTTGAAGCGGTTTCGGTTCGAAACCGTGTCGTACATGCTGATGAAGTTCACCGTGAGCCGAACCGGGTACACTGGCGAGGACGGCGTCGAGGTGACACTACCGGCCAAGGCGTCGGCGTTGGCGATGCGTGGGCTGAGCGGTCCGTTGAAGGAATGGCTCCGGCCGGCCGGGCTCGCCGCAAGGGACACGCTACGCATCGAAGCCGCGATGCCGCTTTACGGACACGAGCTTGACGAAGACACCGATCCGATCACCGCAGGGCTCGGCTGGGCGTGTGATCTGAAGCAGGGCTTCATCGGAGCCGACGCGTTGCGTGCCTCGGAACCGACCCACAAGATCGTCGGCCTCGAACTCGATGGCAAACGCATCGCCCGCCAGGGCAATCCCATCCTCGCCAACGGCAATCCGATCGGCACGGTCACCAGCGGCACCATGAGTCCCACCCTCGGTCGCTCCATCGCCATGGCCAAACTCGAACTCGCACACACCGAGCCGGGCACGGTCGTCGCGGCCGCCTTCAAATCCGGTGAGGTTCCAGCGACGGTCGTCGGGTTGCCATTCTACAAACGGGCATGACCGGGCTACGCTGCGAACATGAGCATTCCTGACGACCGCCGGTACTTGCCCAGCCACGAATGGCACCTTGTGGACGACAACGGCGTCTGCACGATCGGCATCACCCAGTTCGCCGCCGACGAGTTAACCGACATCACGTTCGTCGACCTGCCCGAGGTCGGCACCGCCGTCACTGCGGGCGAGAGCTTCGGCGAAATCGAATCCGTCAAGGCCACCAGCGACCTTATCGCCGGCGTCTCCGGCGACATCGTCGAGATCAACGAAGAACTCGCGGGTGACCCGTCGATCGTCAACAGCGACCCCCACGAAGCGGGCTGGATGATCAGGGTCAAAACCAATGGCGACGAGTCGGACAAACTCCTCGATCACCGCGAGTACCTCAACCAGACCGGGGCCGGCTGAAGCAGCTCGAATGACCCTTGCCAGAACAATCTGGTCAGGACCGATTCGTGAGAGCGCTCTTGGTGTTGGTCAGCACGACGGTTTCCCACAGGTCGAGGCTGCGCAGCTTGTAGCGGTAGTCGACCTCGATGCCGGTGCCATCGACGATGCTGGCAAGTGACAGATCGCTCTTCCAACCGATCTTTGTGCAAATCGGGCAAAGAACTTTCTCGACCCAGCCGACGAAGCGGTTGTTTGACTGGAAGTGATTGACGATCGTGATTTTCGCGCCCTCTTTGGCCACGCGCTGGGCCTCGCGGACGAGTTGGATCGGGTCGCTCACGACCGTGATCACATGGCTGATGAACACGTGGTCGAACGTGTCGTCGGCAAACGGCATTTGCAGCGCGTTGGCCTGGCCGATGACGGCGTTGGTGCGGCCCTGCTTGTTCACCTTCTTGAGCGCCTGATCGAGCATGCCACCCGACAGGTCGACGCCGACGATGGTCCCCTTGTCCTGCGGGTAGTAATTCAGGCTCGTCCCGGTGCCGATGCCGACGTCGAGAACCTTGTCGTCGGCGGCGATGTTCATCCGGCCGATGGCCCGCTCGATGCGGGTGCGGACGAGTCGGCCGAAGGTCGCGTCGTAGAAACTGCTGTGGACGTCGTAAATCTTCTGCGTGCTGTTCTCACGCATCTCACGCCGGCGCGCTCGCTTCTGCTGCCGGCGAGAGCGTTGGTTGTGGTCCCCCGATGCCGAGTCGGTTGCGGAGTCCAGGGCGGTGAGATCGAGCGATTGGGCTTGAGACATCCGGATGCTTTCCATGCACGAAGGTTGAAAGGTCCACCGGCCAGCAGACCGGACAAAACGACGTTAGCATCGGATAACCCAAAGGTGAAGCCGATGCGACCTGCTTCACATGCCCGCCGCAGCGGTATCCATGGAGAAATGCAGGGTACCCGCCGGCGGATTGATCAGCAGGATCGGGTGCTCGCGAGGATCGGCTTCCCCCGTCAGCACGGTGTCGAGGACCTGCGTCTTGTTCTCGCCCGTCACCAACACCAGCGTCTGGCCGCTGCGGTTGATGAACGGCACCGTCAATGTAATCCGGGTCGTATCGAGCTTGTCGACTCGGTTTGAAACGCACAACCGGTCGGTCACGTCCAACGCCGTGGTGTGCGGAAACAGGCTCGCGGTGTGCCCGTCATCGCCCATGCCCAGCAGCATCACGTCCATGCCCCGGTCATCGCCGAAATGGCCGCGGAGCAAGGCGTCGTACTCCCCCGCTGCTTCTTCCGGATCGGCCTCGCCACGCATGCGATGGACGTTGGTCGCGGGGATGTCGATCGCGTCGAGGAATGCTTGCTTGGCCATGCGGTAGTTGCTGTCGGCGTGGTCCGGTGGCACGGTCCGCTCGTCGCCGAAGAAGACATGCACCTTCGACCAGTCGACCGGAACGTCGCCCTTGGCAAACAACTCGTACATCGCTTTGGGCGTCGACCCGCCCGCGAGACAGAGCGAGCCGGTGCCGCCGAGTTCGATGGCTTGGGCCAAGAGCTCGGCGACACGGGTGACCGCGTGCCGGGCCACGGTCGCGGGGTCGGGATGCACCTGGATCGAGGGGACGGTGGGGTCGGCCATGCCGGGAGCTTAGAGCGCGTGGGCCGGCGGAGGAACGTCCTCATTGACCGCCTGGCGGGTCGACCGTTCGCCGTCATGGCTGAACAGCGTCGGCTCACCGTCCAAGTCGGCATGCAGGTGGACCGGCCGGCCCCAGATCCGTGCGAGGTTGCCCAACGTCTCCAGGGCGTAACGGATGTCGATGTCGGCACCGGTGTGGCGATGCGCGAGGTACAGTTCGCCCCGATTCCGGTAGTTGCCGTCGACGACGTAGATGAACGGCCTGCCCATGTTGGTCAGCCGGTGCAGGAGCGTGTGCTTGATGCGGTCGGGGTCGCGGCTGACAATGCGAAGTTGGCCAGTTCGCGGATGCCGGGCGTATTGGTAGTAACGGTGCTTCTCGATGAACTCGGGCGTCATGAACTCGTCGATGAACGTCGCGTCGTTGTGGATTCGGCGAACCTCGAAGATCTTCTCCCGGCCCTTGCCCAGACCCGTATCCCAGCGACCGCGCTCGCCGACCGCATCGGCCTCGTCGTACTCCGCACCGAACTTGCCCTTGTCCCAACGCTCGTTGATGTCGCGGAAAAGTTCGATGCCGATCTTGTACGGATTGAACCCGCCGGGCGGCATGTGCATCGTGCCGCTGTGGCTGTTGGCGTACTCGATCACCTCGCCGGCCTCGGCGAAGTGCCTGGTCATGAGCGTGCTGTGCCAATAGCTCGCCCAGCCTTCGTTCATCACCTTGGTCATGCCCTGCGGCGCGAAGTAGTACGCCTCGGAACGAACGATGCCGAGGACGTCCTGTTTCCAGTCTGGCAGGTCGGCATGTTTGAGCAGGTAGAGCAGCACGTCCCGCGTCGGTCGGCCGGGGGTCGTTGCCTGGGTCCGCATGTTGCCGGCAGCACGCTGCTGCTCCATCAACGCCGGCGGGTTGATGTAGCGGTCCATGTAATCCTTGGCCGCGAAGCGATCCGATGCGTCTTCACGCTCGCCGGTCGGCGGCGGTTCCTCCAAAGGGCCACGCGTGATGAACATCGCGTGGGCGTCGATCAGGTCTTCGACGCTCAGGCAGATGTCGAGCCACCGCTCAACCTCGTCGTAGCCGAACTTCTCGATGTACCGCCGCACACGCGTGGCGTGGTTGGCCATCTCGTCCATCATCTTCCGGTTGGTCTGGCCGAACCATAGGTTGTTCTTGAAGAAGTCGGCATGCCCGTAGACGTGGGCGATGACCAGCTTCTGATCGACCAGCGGGTTCGACTCCTGCAGGTAGGCATAACAAGGGTCGTTGTTGATGACCATCTCGTAGATGCGGCCCAGCCCGTAGTGGTGTTGCTTGGAGAGCCGCTCGTATTCCATGCCGAAACGCCAGTGTGGGTAGCGCTGCGGGAACCCGCCGTACGCGGCGATCTGGTTCATCTGCCGCCAGTCGCACATCTCGAAGATCGTCGGGAAGAAGTCGAGGCCGTACGACCGCGCGACCTCCCGGATCTGCTTCTTCGCCGCGAGCAGTTCGTCGGGGAACGGGATGAGATTGCCGGTCGTGGGCATGACTACTTACCAAACAAAAGGACACGCCGGATGAGCGGAGCCGATGTGAGCGCAGCCTTTGCTAACGGCGGAAATGACAAGCAAAAACCAGCGAACAACAGCAACATACCAACCGCTCTAGTTCGCGGCCCCCAAGAAACTCCGAAGTCGTAAACGCTTAGAGTTTGAAAGCATTGAGTGCCTGCAACGGCACCTACGACACCAAACACCAACAGTATCGGGTCACGCCATGTCCATCGAGCCCAGTCAGAGACCTGTTCTTGATACTCAAGGTTTGATTTCATCGCCCCTCCCCAAAGAACGTCTTGATGCTGTCGTAGATGTCGTCCTTCGTGTTCACGCGGCTCGTGATCACCTTTTCCTCATCCGGCAGGTACTCGTGCAGGACGTTGATGAAGTTGCCGCTGCCGTAGGCGCTGGCCACTTGGCAGTAGCCGAAGAAGTTGCTCTGCGGCACAAGCTCGTCGCGCAGGAGCTTCACGCACGCGCGGCTGTCGGCTTCGGAGCTGTTGTCGCCGTCGGAGAAATGGAACAGGTACACGTTCCACTCGGCCGGGTCGTAGTGCGTGTCGAGGACGTTCTTGGCCAAGCGGTAAGCACTACTGATCTTGGTGCCGCCGTCCTCGCGGAGGTGGTAGAAAGTGTGCTTGTCGACCTCCTTGGCGTGAACGTCGTGGACGATGTAGCGGGTCTCGATGCCCTCGTAGTTCTTGCGGAGCCAGGTGTCGATCCAGAACGATTCGAGGCGGACCAGTTCCTTCTGCTCGTTGCCCATCGAGCCGGAGACGTCCATCATGAAAACGATCACCGCGTTGGACTGCGGGGCTCTCACTTCCTTCCAACTGCGGAAGCGGATGTCGCGTTTCTCCGGGACGATCACCGGGCGGAGCGGGTCGTAGCTGCCGAGCATGACCTGGCGTTTGAGCGCTTCGCGGTAGGAGCGTTTGAAGTGGCGGAGTGAGTCGGGTCCGACGGTGCGGATGCCGGAATAGCGGTCCTTTTGGCTGACGATGCGATGATTGCCGCGCGGCTCGATGCGGGGCAACTGCAACTCCTCACCGAGCAGTTCGGCGAGTTCATCCAGCGAAAGCTCGACCTCCATCAGGTGCTGCCCCGGTTGCGTGCCGCCCTGCCCGCCCCCCTCGCCTTGTCCGAGTCCGTCGCCTTCGTCGCCCTCGCCGGCACCGATGCCGCCGCTGTTGTCACCAAAGCGAAAGTTCGGCAACTCTACCTGATGCACCGGGATGCTGATCAGGTCTTTGCCTTCCTTGCCGATCAGTTCGCCCTTGGAGATGAACCGCCGCAGGTCATCGCGGATGCGGCCCTTGACGATCTGCCGGAAGCGCTGGTGGTCATGTTCGATACGGATGGACATGGCATATCACCTGACCTCCCGCATCATCAGCCAACCGCCGACGGCGAGGACGATGGCGCTACCGACGAAGCCGATGGCCGTGCCCGGCCACGCCTGGTGAATGGCGTCGATGATGTTCAACTCGCCCGTGGTGTCGTAGAGCCATGGATAACCGAGTGCCGGGTCGGTGACCCAGAAGAACGCGGCCGAAAGAAGCCCGGCAAGGATCAGGAAGATGGCGGAACGTTTGGTGCGACTCATGACGACTCCAGTTTACGGAAGCAACGACCTCAACACGCGGGGATACATCGCAAGCAGAACCAACACTGCAGCGATACTACCGATGACGGATAACAGGACGACCACGACGACCCAGCCGCGAACTTCGTCACGTGGCCGTTGCTCTGGACCGCGGTAATCGATGGTCATTCGTCCCCCTTGCTGTCTCCGCGTGCGAAGATGCTGGCGACGTAGTTCAGCACATCGGTCGCGCTGGCGTCGTTGTAGCCGAAGTATCTGATCAGGCGGTCCTTCACGACGTCGATCTTCTGCTGCGTGTCGTCGTCGACGACGCTGCTTACAAGATTCTTCAGTTTGATAGTATCGCGCTGGTCCTCAAAGAGCTTGAGTTCCAGCGCCTTCAACAGGCGGGCGTTGGTGTTGAACTCGAACTTCTTGCCGTCGAGCGCCAGGGCACCGATGTAGTTCATGATCTCCTGGCGGAAGTCGTCCTTGCGGCTCTCGGGGATGTCGATCTTCTCCTCGATGCTCCGCATCAGACGCTCGTCCGGCTCCTCGTCCTTGCCGGTGTAGCGGTTCTTGACGCGCTCGTGTTGGGTGTAGGCACGGAGGTTGTCGATGTAGTTGCCGGCCAAGCGTTTGATCGCGTCCTCGTCGGCACTGATCGCTCGTTGGACCTCGGCCTTGATGATGTCCTCGTACTCCTCGCGCACCACGCTCAGCAGATCGCGGTACTCGGACTTGAGCTCTTCGTCGGTGATCAGCGAGTGGTGCGAGAGACCTTCTTCCAACTCGTTCATCACCATGAACGGGTTGATCATGTTTTCCTGATGCGCCTGCACGGAGACCAAGGCGTTGGAGATCTTGTCTTGTATGTAGCGCGGCGAGATGCCGGTCATGCCCTCGCGGGGCGACTCGAGGCGTAGCTCCTTGATCGACTCCTCGGTGAAACCGGGGATGGACTTGCCGTTGTAAAGCTTGAGCTTTTGCATCCGCGTGATGCCGGACTTCTTCGGCTCGGCGATGCGTGTAAGCAACGCCCACATCGCCGCGACCTCAATCGTGTGCGGCGCGATGTGCATGCCGCGGATCTTCTCGGGGCCGAAGTCCTTCTCGTAGATCCGCACTTCGTCATCGAGCTTGGTGTTGTACGGGATGTCGATCTTGATGGTGCGGTCGCGGAACGCCTCCATCATCTCGTTGCCTTGCAGGCGTTTGTACTCCGGCTCGTTGGTGTGGCCGAGGATCATCTCGTCGATGTACGTCTGCGCGAACTTCTTTGGCTTAATCACGCGTTCCTGGCTCGCGGTGAGCAGGTCGTAGAGGAACGCGACGTCGAGCTTGAGGATCTCGATGAACTCGACAATGCCGCGGTTGGCGACGTTGAGCTCACCGTCGAAGTTGAAGGCGCGCGGGTCGGAGTCAGAGCCGTAGAGGGCGATCTTGCGGTAATTGATGTCGCCGGTCAGTTCGGTCGAGTCCTGGTTCTTTTCGTCCTTGGGCTGGAAGGTACCGATGCCGATGCGGTCCTTCTCGCTGAGCGTGAGTCGGCGGACGACGACGTGGCCGATGACTTTCTGCCAGTCGCCGTCGTACTTGTCCATGAGGTCGGCGTAGATCTTGCGGCAGAACGGGCACACCTCGCCATAGAGCCGGACGCGGCGACCTTCGGGCAGGTCGGCGTTGATCGCGGCGAGGACGTCCTTGCGAGCGTCGGTCGGGATCAGCAGCAACGGCTCCTCGTGCATCGGGCTCGGCACGATCACCTCGTCACCGACTTCCTCGCCGCCTTCGGCATTGGCCATCTCGCGCGGCAGACGCCACGCATAGGTGTAGAGCCGACCGGCGTCGGTGCGGCTGTAAGCTTCGAGGCCCTTTTTCAGCAGGCGGGCGATCGTTGACTTGCTCGAACCGACCGGGCCGTGCAGGAGCAGGATGCGGCGCTCGGTCCCGTAGCCCTGGGCGGCGGACTTGAGGAAGTCGACCAACTGCATGAGCGGCTTGTCGAGCCCGAAGATCGCGTCCGCCCCGCCATCGATCGGATCGGCGAAGAAGCTGTAGCGCGTGATCGGCTCCTTGAGTTCGGTGACCAACTCAGTGCCGTAGGAAAGCACCATGTCGTACACCCGCTGGAACGCGTTGCGGCAGAACGCGGGATCGGTCTTCACCAGCTCGAGATAGTCCCAGAAGGATCCTTCCCAGTGCTCATCCGCGAAGGCTCGTGCGTCGAGCCGGCGCTCGATCAGGCCACGCAGGTCGTTGGATTTTTCGGTTTCGGTCACCATGGTCATACACCTCCGTGTCGACGACCTGGCGGCGTGAATTAGCGCACGGCACCCTTGCGGTGCCGATGACCGGCCCGGTCGCCAACAACATGCCAAAGAGCTGTTCCAAACCGTCGGCCCATGCAAAACAAACGAGTACCGCCGGACCCCGTAAGCATGCGCGGGGTCCGGCGGTGTCGCAAGAGAAAAGTGTGGAATCGAACGCGAATATCGAGCGCGTCGGCTAGACCTTGAGCACCGGTAGCGGGCGGTAGTTGCCGATGATCGGGCGGGCGTCGGTTTCGAGCCATTGCCCCAGGACAGTGCTGTAGGCGTGGCGGAAGTCGACGTTGTACTTGAGGTCACCGTTGTCGAGATCGGTCAGGGAGGGGTGGTTGCCGACGACGCCGGGTTTGACGTCAGGGCCGAAGAAGAACATCGGTGCGGCCGCGCCGTGGTCGGTGCCGTTGGAGCCGTTCTGTGCCACGCGTCGGCCGAACTCGCTGAAGGTCATCATCAGCACCCGCTTGTCGTGCCCGGTCGCACGCATGTCGTCCCAGAACGCGCGGACGCCTTGGGCGAAGGTCCGAAGCAAGCGATCGTGGTTGTTCTGCTGGTTGGCGTGAGTGTCGAAGCCGCCGAGGGAAACGTAGTAAACGCGGGTGGGCAGGTTCGCCGCGATCATCGCGGCGGTGCTGCGCAGGCCGGCACCGTACTCGCCACCCGGGTAATCGCCCCGGCCTTCGAACCGGCCCAGTGCCGCGAGAATCTTGTCGCTGCTCGCCTTGGCGTCGAGCGCGGTGCGGGTGAGGAATTCGAGCTCACCCTGCTTGCCGGCAGGATCGTTGAGATCAAAGTACTTCTGCTCCTCGGCCCCGCCGTACTGGTAGTCGCTGGCGTTCTCGAAGGTCATCGGCGTGACGAGATCGCCCTGCATCGCCAGCGGTAGTTCCTCGCCGATACCAATGCCGGTCGCGGCGTCGAAGGTCGGCTCGGCGTTCGGGTTGGTCGGGTCCGCCCCGCTGCACTGGCTGTCGAAGTAACGCCCCAGCCAACCCGAACGCGGCACGTCATTGTCCGGCTGCGCCGAGTGCCAGATGTCCATACTGCGGAAGTGCGAGCGATTGGGGTTGGGATAGCCCACGCCTTGTACCAACGTCGCGAAGCCGTCCTTGAACAACGGCTCGATCGACTCACATGCACGATTCAGCCCGATGTAGTTGTCGATCGCCAGCACGTCCTCGGCGGTCTTACGCAGGCCGGGACGTGCGCGGTGGTACGCGTCGTCGCCGTAGGGCACGACCATGTTGAGCCCGTCGTTGCCGCCCGAGAGCTGGACGACGACGAGGATCTTTCCGTCGGTGCCGTTTGCTTGCTGAGTGTTCTTGAGGTCCAGCGGGTCGGCCATCGCCCAAGCGGTCTGGTTGATGAACGACGGCACGGTCACCCCGGCCCCGAGCAGGGTCATTCCGCGGTGAAGGAACTGACGACGCGTAAAGGGTTGCTTGGGCATGACGGTTATCCGAGCTGGTATTCGGGGAGCGTGACGATGAGTTGCAAGGCGGCGCGGGCCGACGCATCGGTCGGAGCCACGCCGACGCTTTCGACGATCGGCGCGGTTCGAGAAGACGGCAGGCCGTTGGGGTACAAGGCATCAACCCAACGCGCGACGAACTGCTCCGAGGTTTCGTCCTCGTGGAGGTACCGGTAGCCACGCTGGGCGGCGAGATCGATGCAGGCGTTGTTGCGTGCGAAGAGCGTGGCGGTGTTGATCCACTCGCGTCCGCTGGGCCAGCCTTTGACCGTCGGCGGGTTGAACAGAACCTGGCCCATCTTCTGGAAATGCCGAATGAGCTGCCGGGCCGGCGGTGCTTCGAAGCCGGTCTGATGGACCAACCCGACGAGCAGTTCGACCGGCGACTTGATGCGATTGCCGATGTGGGCCGGGTCGAAGAAATACGCGCTGCGAAACATCACGTCGTACACCGGCCGAAGGTCATACCCGTGCTCTACGAGGACTGCGGCGAGCGATTCGACCACCGCCTCATCCGGCTCGCTCGTGACGAAGTAAGCGAGCAACTCACGGCAGACGTACTTGGAGCAGGCCGGGTGACGCAGGATCAGGTCGACGATGTCATCGCCATCGAAGTTGCCCGAGTAGCCGAAGACGGTCTTGGTGCCATCGTCGTGCTGAAGCTGGCGAAGGGTGA encodes:
- a CDS encoding response regulator, with protein sequence MRDRKLNILLVEDDEIDVMNVQRAFRKNNITNPLFIATSGIEGLEILRGEGSVPPMPAERRIVLLDLNMPRMNGIEFLKELRADEELKNTTVIVLTTSDNEKDRVEAYKFNIAGYIVKPVTMPSFVEAMATLNKYWTVSELP
- a CDS encoding ATP-binding protein, which gives rise to MRFESGQHDLVPEGTGFLRAVIDALPAEVCVIDTDAKIVAVNESWTTFGTSNEIIREYGVGTNYLAGMKTTGDTEDVQIARDAFNGVESVLAGRAPAYRLEYPCHAPDDQRWFLMTATPLHLPEMDGPCGAVITHQNITGRILTERKTQRLMSDLQGQERRLDELLRDVPASVWEAVTDADAETITWVYGSAHTRAMLGYPVADWLSQPNFFYQRIKPDERDRVRREIATLIDGERNGLLNFTWLTRDEREIRVESVTNITPEDGGVFRLRCVTTDVTRRLQVQETLRTRAKLLVTTARDLRRSNAELDQFAYVASHDLRAPLRGIRQLADFIGEDLGEAVGDDVRTKLELMQERVSRMERLIDGLLQYGRIGRIVAKPERIDVETVLDEVLEMLDIPEAVQIHRSMGCGKIRADKMRLMQVLQNLISNAIHHHDRLSDGPANVWISCRDSGDHWAIEVRDDGPGIDPKYHGKVFEMFQTLNDGASRKSTGIGLSLVAKIAAHLETKVSLCSEGRGAAFTFRWPKRMPRKHESLWSKV
- the gcvT gene encoding glycine cleavage system aminomethyltransferase GcvT, coding for MLQTPLHGWHVDQGAKMVGFAGWSMPVSYGSVIDEHNACRSEGAIFDVSHMGRLRFSGPDAGRFLETVFTRPVTNLDDGQSRYGFITNEHGGIKDDVIVGRERDDYPVVVNASNRAKLLEHFETVKTTRGLNVKIDDRTAKTAMLALQGPAVIEKFADILPIDLDLRSLKRFRFETVSYMLMKFTVSRTGYTGEDGVEVTLPAKASALAMRGLSGPLKEWLRPAGLAARDTLRIEAAMPLYGHELDEDTDPITAGLGWACDLKQGFIGADALRASEPTHKIVGLELDGKRIARQGNPILANGNPIGTVTSGTMSPTLGRSIAMAKLELAHTEPGTVVAAAFKSGEVPATVVGLPFYKRA
- the gcvH gene encoding glycine cleavage system protein GcvH, whose product is MSIPDDRRYLPSHEWHLVDDNGVCTIGITQFAADELTDITFVDLPEVGTAVTAGESFGEIESVKATSDLIAGVSGDIVEINEELAGDPSIVNSDPHEAGWMIRVKTNGDESDKLLDHREYLNQTGAG
- a CDS encoding methyltransferase domain-containing protein, with amino-acid sequence MSQAQSLDLTALDSATDSASGDHNQRSRRQQKRARRREMRENSTQKIYDVHSSFYDATFGRLVRTRIERAIGRMNIAADDKVLDVGIGTGTSLNYYPQDKGTIVGVDLSGGMLDQALKKVNKQGRTNAVIGQANALQMPFADDTFDHVFISHVITVVSDPIQLVREAQRVAKEGAKITIVNHFQSNNRFVGWVEKVLCPICTKIGWKSDLSLASIVDGTGIEVDYRYKLRSLDLWETVVLTNTKSALTNRS
- the pgl gene encoding 6-phosphogluconolactonase, with protein sequence MADPTVPSIQVHPDPATVARHAVTRVAELLAQAIELGGTGSLCLAGGSTPKAMYELFAKGDVPVDWSKVHVFFGDERTVPPDHADSNYRMAKQAFLDAIDIPATNVHRMRGEADPEEAAGEYDALLRGHFGDDRGMDVMLLGMGDDGHTASLFPHTTALDVTDRLCVSNRVDKLDTTRITLTVPFINRSGQTLVLVTGENKTQVLDTVLTGEADPREHPILLINPPAGTLHFSMDTAAAGM
- a CDS encoding SpoVR family protein; the encoded protein is MPTTGNLIPFPDELLAAKKQIREVARSYGLDFFPTIFEMCDWRQMNQIAAYGGFPQRYPHWRFGMEYERLSKQHHYGLGRIYEMVINNDPCYAYLQESNPLVDQKLVIAHVYGHADFFKNNLWFGQTNRKMMDEMANHATRVRRYIEKFGYDEVERWLDICLSVEDLIDAHAMFITRGPLEEPPPTGEREDASDRFAAKDYMDRYINPPALMEQQRAAGNMRTQATTPGRPTRDVLLYLLKHADLPDWKQDVLGIVRSEAYYFAPQGMTKVMNEGWASYWHSTLMTRHFAEAGEVIEYANSHSGTMHMPPGGFNPYKIGIELFRDINERWDKGKFGAEYDEADAVGERGRWDTGLGKGREKIFEVRRIHNDATFIDEFMTPEFIEKHRYYQYARHPRTGQLRIVSRDPDRIKHTLLHRLTNMGRPFIYVVDGNYRNRGELYLAHRHTGADIDIRYALETLGNLARIWGRPVHLHADLDGEPTLFSHDGERSTRQAVNEDVPPPAHAL
- a CDS encoding DUF444 family protein encodes the protein MSIRIEHDHQRFRQIVKGRIRDDLRRFISKGELIGKEGKDLISIPVHQVELPNFRFGDNSGGIGAGEGDEGDGLGQGEGGGQGGTQPGQHLMEVELSLDELAELLGEELQLPRIEPRGNHRIVSQKDRYSGIRTVGPDSLRHFKRSYREALKRQVMLGSYDPLRPVIVPEKRDIRFRSWKEVRAPQSNAVIVFMMDVSGSMGNEQKELVRLESFWIDTWLRKNYEGIETRYIVHDVHAKEVDKHTFYHLREDGGTKISSAYRLAKNVLDTHYDPAEWNVYLFHFSDGDNSSEADSRACVKLLRDELVPQSNFFGYCQVASAYGSGNFINVLHEYLPDEEKVITSRVNTKDDIYDSIKTFFGEGR